agttcaatgaactatattttgttaggaattaccaaaaccaagttgtacttttagtttgtctatgtattcacgcatgtactaagtttccggttaatacaattctagcatgaataataaacatttatcatgatataaggaaatataaataacaactttattattgcctctagggcatatttccttcaccatctaGATTCTAGGATCAAAAGATCCTTTGATACATCATGACTGCTTGCGTTATTATGCATAATACGATCATTGAGAACGACCGTGGAAAAAATTTAGATTACAACTTTTATCACTTGATGTGCATTCCTGTTAACCCCATGCGAAAAGAACAGCGGATCAGACATTTCATGGAAGGTGTACAGCGAGATTAGAGACACCGATGTGCATGATCAACTCTAGAAAGATTTGATGGAAAAGCAATTGGAAATGGAATGGCGAAATAGTCGTATAGTTTCATTATTTGTTTGTGAAAAACTATGTTGTATTTGTGTTGCATTTGATCTCGTGGATTTGAAGAACTATGTAATAATTTGATATTGTGGGCATGTATAATTTTTTTATGTTCTTTTTAGATGTTTTTTGCAATTTGTGCGGTTGTACAGTGGCTGAACAGCAGGCACGCAGCCACCAGCCGGTTTTACATCTTCGTTTTGAATCAtctgttggagttgctcttttatttacatcacTGTTTTGGACCATCTGTTGAAGTTGAGCCTTTTTCGAATATATAAAAACACTTTTTGATGCTTCAAATTTTTACATCATCAGTTTGGGGCACCAAAATAtatatcatctattggagatgttcTAGGAAGGTTTGTTAAACGCGGTGTTGGATATGTTCATGGACGCGCGTGTCCAAATTATTGACACCAAACCTGGGAACCTAATAATGGCAAACGTATAAAGAGTTACATGCAATTACACATTAATTAGGATTTTGTTTTTCTAACTAACTTCTCCCCTAATTTTCACAGGGTGGGTCCCTCTTTTCCCTTAATCTTCAATTAAACCCACCTGGCTAACCTCTCCTCCCAATTTTCACAAGGTGGGTCCCTCTTTCCTCTTAATTTTCAATTAAAATCCACCTGTCTAACCTTTCCCCCTAATTTTCATAGGGTGGGTCCCTCTTTCCCCTTAATCTCCAATTAAAACACACTTACCTAACCTCTTCCTTTAATTTTCAGAGGGCGAGTCCCTCTTTTCCCTTAATCTCCAATTAAAACCCATCTGCCTAATCTTTCCCCTTAATTTTCACAGGGTGAGTCCCTCTTTCCCCTTAATTTCCAATTAAAACCCACCTGCCTGTAAAAACTTTTTATACCTTATGTATGTGTagaattagagcatctccagccgttcgtccACCAGGGGCTAGAAAAAAGCACCGCTTGGGGGGCTAATCAACGATAATTTTGGCATATGGGGCGATCGggttcccagccgccgcccccaggtcGCCCTCAGACGTCCTTTTGTAAATATTTTTAAATACATATTCGGTCAAAATATGACAAACACGACATAGATTCGGCGATATGTAGAGCGTCCACGGTCTTTTTTCATATTGAAAACATAATCTACTAAAAAACTGATGTTGCCGTGCCTACAGATCGAAGAACTTGCTGAAGGCATCGTAGTCGTCGCCGCCACCGTCGTCGTCCTCCTTTTATTTCTTCATACGGCGACCGTCTCTActggacccctgcccggggtcTCTACTGGTTTGGCCGGCGGTGGCACGCCGTCGTCGCTGTCCTCGAGGACAATGACGCCTCCCTCGTCGCGTCCACGGCAGCGAGCGACGATCTCCACTAGGGCGCGACGCTGGCGCTCCATCTCCAGCCGGGCTCGAGCCCACTTCATGGCGCCATCATCGTCGAGTCCGGCCATGTCACCCTGCTGACTCTTCATGACGGCGAGCACCGGCTTTGTCTTCAGCTTGACGAGACGGAAGGTAGGAGCCGAGGAGGCACGAGTACACCGGCCGAGCGACGTTTCCACGGGCTCAGCCTTGACGCTGACGAGCGCAGGCGACCCTGGGGAGTGGGAGAAGGAACGAGAAAAGAAGNNNNNNNNNNNNNNNNNNNNNNNNNNNNNNNNNNNNNNNNNNNNNNNNNNNNNNNNNNNNNNNNNNNNNNNNNNNNNNNNNNNNNNNNNNNNNNNNNNNNNNNNNNNNNNNNNNNNNNNNNNNNNNNNNNNNNNNNNNNNNNNNNNNNNNNNNNNNNNNNNNNNNNNNNNNNNNNNNNNNNNNNNNNNNNNNNNNNNNNNNNNNNNNNNNNNNNNNNNNNNNNNNNNNNNNNNNNNNNNNNNNNNNNNNNNNNNNNNNNNNNNNNNNNNNNNNNNNNNNNNNNNNNNNNNNNNNNNNNNNNNNNNNNNNNNNNNNNNNNNNNNNNNNNNNNNNNNNNNNNNNNNNNNNNNNNNNNNNNNNNNNNNNNNNNNNNNNNNNNNNNNNNNNNNNNCCGGGTATTCGAGCGACGGATCGTTGCCACCCTCGAGGTACTCGAGGACGGCGTGAAGCGTGCGGCCGGAGGCGCCCACCACAAACGGCGGTCGTCGTTGTTGTTGCGCCCCCTTACCACTGACACGTTGTTGGTGGAGGCAAGCCGCTCCTCCTGTCGGCGTTGAAAGTACGCCGCTCAAATCGCATGGTCGTCGACGGCGTACTCCGAAAGGTCCCGCTCCTTCTCCGTCAGAGAGTCCGAACACGCTCGATCTCGACGTGGAAGTAGGCGGGGTGATCGATGTCGGGTTGCGGGGGGATTGGGACGCCCCCGACACTGAGCCTCCACCGCCCCGGCACGCGCATGTCATGCGGCACCGGGTAGTTCGCTTCATGGAGAAGATTGGCTTTTCATTCGTGTAGGTGTGGCGGCCAAAGCCTTTGGCTGCCGCTCCATCGCCGAGGAACCGCTCCCATCTGCGGGGCATGCACGCGGTGGCTAAAcggggaaagaggggaagagagagcgTCGGCGGCAAGAAAGAGAGGCTGCGGGGCAAGTGTGTCCATTGATGAAGGAGGAGGCGGCTTTTATAACAGCCCGGAACGGTAAACGTGTGTACGCGTGACGGGAGAATGCGTGTCGCCGCATTGCACCTTCCATGAGAAATCAATAAAAGACTAACCGCCGGCAACTTTGGCATTGATTTCCCGCAGAAAGCTGAGCAATGAGGACAACAATGTGCAGGGTCGCTGACTCGGCGGACCTGCTGTTTTTTCACACCAAAAACAATTCCCTCGAGCAACAATTCCTCCGAGCTCCAGTTTGGCCTGGGTCCGACGGCGCTAATTTCGGGCCCAATTGACAAAATGGGTCCGACGGCGCTAATTTCGGGCCCAATTGACAAAAATTGGGCTCTTGGAAACGCATAATTGGTCTCCTGGAAACGCATAATCGacgtggctggagatgctcttactccgTGTGGACTAGGTGCCATGTACTATATACTGCCGCATGTACCACTCTTGAAACATCGCCACATTCACTTCCCAACCTGCCGCCTCGCTCCTCTCCGCTTAGCATTGTCCCCGCTCCTCGCCTCCTCGGAGCGATGGGCAAGTCCGGCCACTCTCGGCATCTCAATGGGATCGCCGCTCACGTTCTTCGAGACCTACTCCTCTGTAGACAAAACCGCACCTCCTCTACATTTCTAGAATTCATTGGTGCCTAGCACTTCCGTAGCGGCCCTTACTAGCTAGCATAGTGCGTCCCGGCTGCATTCCATTTCCACAGGAATCTATCCCATTTCCACAGGAATCTATCGGTCTCGCCCGGGTTGATCTGAACATTTGCAGCCTATCTAATCTAAAAAGATAGCAGAGTGTTTGCACGAACAGAAAATTAATGGTCTTGCTAAGCAAACTGAGAAGCAGTTCTTATTATTGTGAGCTCGCACGCAGAGACTCTTTTACAGAACACAACTCGCTACACAACACAACGCACCCGCGCGCGGCAGGGTGCCACAGAGAACCCAGATCACGCGCCGGTGCCGGTCGCCCCGGCGTCGCCGGCCTGGCCCGGTTCCTTCCTGGCGGCGAAGGCGCTGTCGTCGACCTTGCGCGACGCGGCGTCCTCCACCTTGTCCTGCACCTTATCGATCTGGATGTTGCCCTGGTCCTCCCGCGACCGCAGGTCCGTGCGCGTGCGGTTCTCCCCGCCGCCCACCGACCCGTACGTCGTCGGCGTCGTCTCCCCGACCGGGTGCGCTCCCTGTGCCCCCGACATCCTGCCTGCCTTCACTGCACTTCACACGCGTATGTATATATGCTCGCTGCTGGCTGATTCGACGTGCTCTTCCTGCTCGGCTCCGGTGTGGTCCGGCGGCAGCGGGCCGGCGTTTAAATAGCTGAGCTGCGGCGAGCGCCAGCGGCGCGGTATCGGCGCGTGGCATGGGGACGTGGTGTGACGCGGGTGGTGTCCGCGTGACACATGGCTCGGATATATCTGCGCGGGCGTCTAGATCGGACTCGTGTCCGCTGCGGCGCGCACCTGGACGCTCGAGGCTCCGTACTGCAGAGAGCGTGTGCGTTTCGCCGAGTAATGGATAAACATCAACTCCGTGCTGCATTTTTTTTTGTTGAGAAAAAAACTCCGTgctgcaggcaagccggatccgcgTCTAGGATGATAATGGTCGGCGTGCCCGCGAAAACCACATTGGCCTGTGGCCGATTCTGCAAAGTTGAACCCAGCAGCAGAAATACATTGGTGATTATCCCTCGCGTCCACGGCCCGCTAAGCTTTTTTTTTTAAAACTCAACCCACACTTTTATTTAACCATTCACGAAGGGATCTTGTCTGAAACAGTCTGCAAAATGAAATCTGAAGGCACATGCCGCCACACCTTACATAATTCATTTAACACTGTTTCCGTAGCTAATAAGTGAGCAATTTTATTAGCGTCACGCCTAACCCATGATACTTTCCAACTACTAGATGAccagttgcgccaaatggcgcaaagaCCTATTTAAAATCAtgttcgtgttgaaaatatttgcatttttcAGTAACCGTATATTTGAGTACATTTGGTAAGAACTTATACCCCTATATAAAAA
The Triticum dicoccoides isolate Atlit2015 ecotype Zavitan chromosome 3A, WEW_v2.0, whole genome shotgun sequence genome window above contains:
- the LOC119271620 gene encoding uncharacterized protein LOC119271620; translated protein: MSGAQGAHPVGETTPTTYGSVGGGENRTRTDLRSREDQGNIQIDKVQDKVEDAASRKVDDSAFAARKEPGQAGDAGATGTGA